A part of Larkinella insperata genomic DNA contains:
- the rpsR gene encoding 30S ribosomal protein S18, with protein sequence MSLQNEPVSKNENRKKYCRFKKSGIKYIDYKDPNFLLKLLNEQGKILPRRITGTSLKFQRKVGQAVKRARHLALLPYVGDSLK encoded by the coding sequence ATGAGTCTGCAGAACGAACCCGTTAGCAAAAACGAAAACCGCAAGAAATACTGCCGTTTCAAAAAGTCCGGTATCAAATACATCGACTACAAAGATCCCAACTTCCTATTGAAGTTGTTGAACGAACAGGGTAAAATCCTGCCCCGGCGGATCACCGGTACGAGCCTGAAATTCCAGCGCAAAGTGGGTCAGGCCGTTAAGCGGGCCCGTCACCTGGCTTTGTTACCTTACGTAGGCGATTCATTGAAATAA
- a CDS encoding GSCFA domain-containing protein, whose product MDFRTELTPEKLPVLIRPQSQIVTIGSCFAEVLGRQLADNKVNVLSNPFGTLFNPVSIDKLLRAALLDAEPDPDLYVERDGLWFHYDFHSSLWGHSREELHRRLTECLAQTGLALKTADWLVLTLGTSVVYRHLETGKVVANCHKMPGFLFEKYLYAYEHVQGTLKGLVKTLKQANPDLQFLLTVSPVRHTKDSLPVNQASKSILRAVSHELTVWNEQVHYFPAYEIMMDDLRDYRFYEADLIHPNTVAETYIFEKFAGCAFDDELRGFITGRQNLRKALAHRPFHEGTESHRRFLESLLKQLEVFARKADVSQEIKEVERRLRAFQTIDPGANQAA is encoded by the coding sequence ATGGACTTTCGTACTGAACTAACACCGGAAAAACTCCCGGTTCTGATCCGGCCGCAGAGCCAGATCGTGACTATTGGATCCTGTTTTGCTGAGGTGCTGGGTCGCCAGCTGGCCGATAACAAGGTGAACGTGCTGAGCAATCCGTTCGGGACGCTGTTCAACCCGGTATCGATCGATAAACTCCTGCGGGCGGCTCTGCTGGATGCTGAACCGGATCCGGATTTGTACGTGGAGCGCGACGGCCTGTGGTTTCACTACGATTTTCATTCGTCGCTTTGGGGCCACTCCCGGGAGGAACTGCACCGCCGTCTGACGGAGTGCTTGGCCCAGACCGGTCTAGCCTTGAAAACCGCTGACTGGCTGGTCCTGACGCTGGGCACGTCGGTTGTTTACCGGCACCTGGAAACCGGCAAGGTTGTGGCCAATTGCCATAAGATGCCGGGTTTCCTGTTTGAAAAATACCTGTATGCCTACGAGCACGTCCAGGGAACGCTGAAGGGTCTGGTGAAAACCTTGAAGCAGGCTAATCCCGACCTGCAATTTCTGCTGACGGTCAGCCCGGTTCGCCACACGAAAGATTCGTTGCCGGTCAATCAGGCCAGCAAATCAATTCTGCGGGCGGTTAGCCATGAGTTGACGGTTTGGAACGAGCAGGTGCATTATTTCCCGGCGTACGAGATCATGATGGACGATCTGCGGGACTACCGGTTTTACGAAGCCGATCTGATCCATCCCAATACCGTCGCCGAAACCTATATTTTTGAAAAATTTGCCGGATGCGCGTTTGATGACGAACTTCGCGGATTCATTACCGGCCGGCAAAACCTCCGGAAAGCACTGGCGCATCGACCCTTCCACGAAGGAACGGAGTCGCACCGGCGGTTTTTGGAAAGCTTGTTGAAACAATTGGAAGTGTTCGCCCGAAAAGCGGATGTCAGCCAGGAGATAAAAGAGGTAGAGCGTCGCCTGCGGGCGTTTCAAACGATTGACCCTGGAGCGAACCAGGCTGCCTGA
- a CDS encoding D-alanine--D-alanine ligase family protein: MKIGIFFGGPSREREVSFAGGRTALTHIDKTLFQPVMVFVDGLGNFILIREELLAKSSIRSFYPRQTDSRFSVYIESLAGLSAEERETEISTIGQRIQPQEFRQHFDFVFLAMHGPDCEDGSIQGLLEWYKIPYSGPGLMGSAVGINKILQNELIALVNKQDKKTSTISRPAWNQADKAGVFESLQSRLGLPIVVKAPHQGSSIGVVIVRENDLNQFIRAVDQCFFRQKIELTSWQQLAENEKIAFVQATTELDSGIGYPVVIEETGEVIHHPKTLLEKANSWAESGYQSLVIASVNSEDDVLFEEFISGQEFSCGVIQDDDGTAVALPPTEIYNVTSFDFKSKYQSGSTTRKRIPVGTSLEHNREIQINVAEVFTKLGMNVCARIDGFLTPDEADKPGRVLLHDPNTIPGMSPTSLIFKQMAEIGLNVTQAITYFIRQSLRERIRTGKDIIGLRQQLADLDIRMADRKNSHLPTEEFVVDTTNEDAEAAWQEAKTWYGQHAAQGQAKPVVVLKTAQERHELPLNLLFKDTVADVLEALAQPVHPLVTETRERAKAITERYS; this comes from the coding sequence ATGAAAATAGGAATCTTCTTCGGTGGCCCGTCGCGCGAACGGGAAGTCTCATTTGCCGGTGGTCGCACGGCCCTCACTCACATTGATAAAACGTTATTCCAGCCCGTCATGGTGTTTGTCGACGGATTGGGCAACTTCATCCTGATTCGGGAAGAACTTCTTGCTAAAAGCTCCATCCGGTCCTTTTACCCGCGGCAGACGGACAGCCGTTTCAGCGTGTACATTGAGTCGCTGGCCGGGCTATCGGCCGAAGAACGGGAAACGGAAATTAGCACAATTGGGCAGCGAATACAACCGCAGGAATTCAGGCAGCATTTTGATTTCGTCTTTCTGGCGATGCACGGGCCGGACTGCGAAGACGGCAGCATCCAGGGTCTGCTGGAATGGTACAAAATACCGTACAGCGGGCCGGGACTGATGGGATCAGCCGTGGGCATTAATAAAATCCTGCAAAACGAACTCATTGCGCTCGTTAATAAACAGGATAAAAAGACATCCACAATTAGCCGTCCGGCCTGGAATCAGGCCGACAAGGCGGGCGTTTTCGAGTCGCTGCAAAGTAGGCTGGGACTGCCTATAGTGGTGAAAGCACCCCATCAGGGGTCGTCAATCGGGGTCGTGATTGTGCGGGAAAACGATCTGAACCAGTTTATACGGGCCGTGGATCAATGTTTTTTCCGGCAGAAAATAGAGCTGACTAGCTGGCAGCAGCTGGCTGAAAACGAAAAAATAGCTTTTGTCCAGGCGACAACGGAATTGGATTCGGGCATTGGTTACCCCGTGGTCATTGAGGAAACCGGCGAGGTGATTCATCACCCCAAAACCCTGCTGGAAAAAGCAAACTCGTGGGCGGAATCTGGTTATCAATCGCTGGTGATTGCGTCGGTTAATTCCGAAGACGATGTGCTGTTTGAGGAATTTATCAGCGGTCAGGAATTTTCGTGTGGGGTCATTCAGGACGACGACGGAACGGCGGTTGCCCTGCCGCCAACCGAAATTTACAACGTCACGAGTTTCGATTTCAAATCGAAATACCAGTCTGGCAGCACCACCCGGAAGCGGATTCCGGTCGGTACCAGTCTGGAACACAACCGGGAAATTCAGATCAACGTGGCGGAGGTGTTTACGAAGCTGGGCATGAACGTCTGCGCCCGCATCGACGGCTTTCTGACGCCGGACGAAGCCGACAAACCGGGGCGGGTGTTGCTCCACGATCCCAACACGATTCCTGGCATGTCGCCCACTTCGCTTATTTTCAAACAAATGGCGGAAATCGGTTTGAATGTAACGCAGGCCATTACCTATTTCATCCGTCAGTCGCTGCGCGAACGCATCCGGACCGGCAAAGACATCATTGGGCTGCGTCAGCAATTGGCGGATCTGGATATTCGGATGGCGGATCGGAAAAATAGCCACCTGCCGACAGAGGAGTTTGTGGTTGATACGACCAACGAAGATGCGGAAGCCGCCTGGCAGGAGGCCAAGACCTGGTACGGACAACACGCTGCACAGGGGCAGGCCAAGCCCGTTGTCGTCCTAAAAACCGCGCAGGAACGGCACGAATTACCGCTTAATTTGTTGTTTAAGGACACCGTTGCCGACGTACTGGAAGCGCTTGCCCAGCCGGTGCATCCGTTGGTCACCGAAACCCGCGAGCGCGCCAAAGCAATTACGGAACGGTATTCCTAA
- a CDS encoding DUF423 domain-containing protein, with product MHKFFIQSGAILGFLGVALGAFGAHALRATLELSNRADTFETAVKYQFYHALALVAIGILLQVPATSAESAKFYGWAGYAYLFGVIIFSGSLYAICFTGITKFGAVAPIGGLLMLAGWALLLIGGLKS from the coding sequence ATGCATAAATTTTTCATTCAGTCCGGCGCCATACTGGGTTTTCTGGGCGTTGCGCTGGGCGCTTTCGGGGCGCATGCGCTGCGGGCTACGCTCGAACTTTCCAACCGGGCCGACACGTTCGAAACCGCCGTCAAATACCAGTTTTATCACGCCCTGGCTCTGGTCGCCATCGGAATTCTGCTGCAGGTACCGGCCACGTCGGCGGAGTCGGCAAAATTTTACGGCTGGGCAGGCTACGCGTACCTGTTCGGCGTTATTATCTTTAGTGGGTCGCTCTACGCGATCTGTTTTACCGGAATCACCAAGTTTGGGGCCGTTGCGCCCATTGGTGGCTTGCTGATGCTGGCGGGCTGGGCGCTGCTGCTGATCGGCGGGCTGAAAAGCTAA
- a CDS encoding YggS family pyridoxal phosphate-dependent enzyme: MTIAATIQQIEDQLPDHTKLIAVTKTKPVALLQQAYDAGCRRFGENKVQEMVEKQPLLPADVEWHQIGHLQTNKVKYIAPFVSLIHSVDSLKLLQEINKQAARHQRVIDCLLQIHIAQEETKFGFDEAEAEALLNGPELAPLSNIRIVGLMGLATNTDDEAQIRREFQSLRQLYNRLSSVQRPNVAFTELSMGMSGDYLIAIEEGSTMVRVGSAIFGARN, from the coding sequence ATGACAATTGCCGCCACTATTCAGCAGATCGAAGACCAACTGCCGGACCATACCAAGCTCATCGCCGTTACCAAAACGAAACCCGTCGCGCTGCTTCAGCAGGCTTACGATGCGGGTTGCCGGCGCTTCGGTGAAAACAAAGTGCAGGAGATGGTTGAGAAACAACCGCTGTTGCCCGCCGATGTTGAATGGCACCAGATTGGTCATCTGCAAACCAACAAGGTTAAATACATCGCCCCGTTTGTCAGCCTGATTCACTCGGTCGATAGCCTGAAATTGCTTCAGGAGATCAACAAACAGGCGGCCCGTCACCAGCGCGTTATCGACTGCCTGCTGCAAATTCATATCGCGCAGGAAGAAACCAAATTTGGCTTTGACGAAGCGGAAGCCGAAGCCCTGCTGAACGGCCCCGAACTGGCGCCACTCTCCAACATCCGCATTGTGGGACTAATGGGCCTGGCGACCAACACCGATGACGAAGCTCAAATCCGCCGGGAGTTTCAGTCACTCCGGCAGCTCTATAACCGGCTGAGCAGTGTTCAACGCCCGAATGTTGCCTTTACCGAACTGTCGATGGGCATGAGCGGTGATTATTTGATCGCAATTGAAGAAGGCAGTACAATGGTACGGGTTGGAAGTGCGATATTTGGGGCACGAAACTGA
- a CDS encoding NIPSNAP family protein: protein MRIYYPTPGNYEAIVDRFRKYTCRIFEKHGMTNVGYWLPTDSSQEKIIYILSYPSREARDASWKAFGSDPEWKEVVAKTEANGRIVAKVDQIFMTEAEISPKIKTTKKPGRVFELRTYSPAPGKLNDLIARFKNHTIDLFKKHGMTNIGYWLTTQPDETGQSKLVYILAHPSEAEGKKHFDEFRADPKWVKAKADSEKNGPLTSKVESVYMKPTDYSPIQ from the coding sequence ATGCGAATTTACTACCCAACACCCGGTAATTACGAAGCCATTGTGGACCGGTTTCGGAAGTACACCTGCCGCATTTTCGAAAAACACGGTATGACCAACGTGGGATATTGGTTACCGACGGACTCTTCTCAGGAAAAAATTATTTACATCCTTTCGTACCCCAGCCGCGAAGCCCGCGATGCGTCCTGGAAAGCGTTTGGCAGCGATCCCGAATGGAAAGAAGTCGTCGCCAAAACCGAAGCGAATGGCAGAATCGTTGCGAAAGTCGATCAGATTTTCATGACGGAAGCAGAAATTTCGCCTAAAATCAAGACCACTAAAAAGCCGGGACGGGTTTTTGAACTGCGGACGTACTCTCCGGCTCCCGGCAAACTGAACGATCTGATCGCCCGTTTCAAAAACCACACGATCGACCTGTTCAAGAAGCATGGGATGACCAACATCGGGTATTGGCTGACGACGCAGCCGGACGAAACCGGACAATCAAAGCTGGTCTACATCCTGGCGCACCCGAGTGAAGCCGAAGGAAAGAAACATTTCGATGAGTTTCGTGCTGATCCAAAATGGGTGAAAGCCAAAGCTGATTCGGAGAAAAACGGTCCGTTGACCTCTAAAGTAGAGTCGGTATACATGAAACCGACGGATTACTCGCCGATTCAATAA
- a CDS encoding NifU family protein, with protein sequence MGTATDNELLLNRVESALNGIRPYLEADGGNVKVLEVTNDKVVRLELVGACGTCPMSAMTFKAGLEEAILKAVPEVSRVEATNLTPAF encoded by the coding sequence ATGGGAACAGCAACCGATAACGAATTATTACTAAACCGAGTTGAGTCGGCACTGAACGGTATTCGCCCGTATCTGGAAGCGGATGGCGGCAATGTAAAAGTGCTGGAAGTGACGAACGACAAAGTGGTTCGTCTGGAGCTGGTCGGCGCCTGCGGAACCTGTCCGATGTCGGCGATGACGTTTAAGGCGGGTCTGGAAGAGGCTATTTTGAAAGCCGTTCCGGAGGTTTCGCGGGTAGAAGCAACAAATTTGACCCCGGCGTTTTAA
- the rpsF gene encoding 30S ribosomal protein S6: protein MQFTKNYETVFILTPVLSEAQIKDTVDKFRKVLTDNGAEIVNEESMGLRKLAYPIQHKNTGYYFLFEFSSETKVPGALDVEFRRDERVIRYLTTVLDKHALAYNERRRKGQLGKNKQQTEKAGEEAK from the coding sequence ATGCAGTTCACAAAGAACTATGAGACGGTGTTCATTTTAACTCCCGTTTTATCTGAAGCTCAGATAAAGGACACCGTCGACAAGTTCCGCAAAGTTTTAACCGACAACGGTGCGGAAATTGTAAATGAAGAAAGTATGGGTCTGCGCAAACTGGCGTATCCGATCCAACACAAAAACACGGGTTACTACTTCCTGTTTGAATTTTCGTCTGAGACGAAAGTTCCTGGTGCGCTGGACGTTGAATTCCGTCGGGATGAGCGTGTGATTCGCTACCTGACTACCGTTCTTGACAAGCACGCTCTTGCTTACAACGAGCGTCGTCGGAAAGGTCAACTGGGGAAAAACAAACAACAAACTGAAAAAGCAGGAGAGGAGGCCAAATAA
- a CDS encoding alpha-E domain-containing protein yields the protein MLSRVADSIYWMNRYIERADNYSRFMSVNFNLALDLPPNVDEQWEPLLIATADNYLFYNYYQEPTRENVIDFMTFDKRNPNSIVSCLNNARENARTIRESISKEMWEHINELYLRVRDTTTKGQSNLNRLQDFLINVKNGCQQFYGVIDCTVTRNEAWHFGRVGRFLERADKTSRFLDVKYFTLLPDLDSVGSTLDLMIWTAVLKSVSAYNMYRQQYRMISSSTIVEFLILDKLFPRSVAHCIRQAELSLYEISGNIITNGYKNEAEKVLSKLRSEIEFTETSELFKTGLHQYLDRFQLRTNEAAKAVYDVYFSLKPVEA from the coding sequence ATGTTAAGCCGTGTTGCAGATTCTATTTATTGGATGAACCGCTATATCGAACGGGCTGATAATTATTCCCGTTTCATGAGTGTCAATTTTAATCTGGCTCTGGATTTGCCACCCAACGTAGATGAGCAATGGGAACCGCTGCTAATTGCTACGGCTGATAACTACCTGTTTTACAACTACTACCAGGAACCCACCCGCGAAAACGTTATTGATTTCATGACGTTTGACAAACGGAATCCGAATTCGATTGTCAGTTGCCTCAACAACGCCCGCGAGAACGCCCGCACGATTCGGGAGAGTATTTCGAAAGAAATGTGGGAGCACATCAACGAGCTGTACCTGCGCGTACGGGATACAACCACCAAAGGCCAATCGAATCTCAACCGGTTGCAGGATTTTTTAATTAATGTCAAAAACGGGTGCCAGCAGTTTTACGGCGTTATTGACTGCACCGTTACCCGGAACGAAGCCTGGCATTTCGGGCGGGTGGGTCGTTTTCTGGAACGCGCCGACAAAACATCCCGCTTCCTGGACGTCAAGTATTTTACGCTCCTGCCCGATCTGGATTCGGTGGGTTCAACGCTCGATCTGATGATTTGGACGGCCGTGCTGAAATCCGTCAGCGCCTACAACATGTACCGGCAACAATACCGAATGATTAGCTCCTCAACGATCGTTGAGTTTTTGATTCTTGATAAACTCTTTCCGCGGTCCGTCGCGCACTGCATCCGGCAGGCTGAGCTGTCGTTGTACGAGATTTCGGGCAACATCATTACCAACGGCTACAAAAACGAAGCGGAGAAAGTCCTGAGCAAACTGCGGTCGGAAATTGAATTCACGGAAACCTCGGAGCTTTTCAAAACCGGTTTGCACCAGTACCTTGACCGGTTTCAGCTCCGGACGAACGAAGCCGCGAAGGCCGTTTACGATGTTTATTTCAGCCTGAAACCGGTGGAGGCTTAA
- a CDS encoding SDR family NAD(P)-dependent oxidoreductase, whose product MDLQISGKTALVTGSTAGIGLAIAKTLAQEGAEVIINGRNQERVEAQVQQLSAELPGAKFRGVAADFSKVEEVNALLAALPEVDILVNNVGIFEPKEFTDIPDEDWFKFFEVNVMSGVRLSRHYFPKMLDKSWGRIIFVSSESALQIPTEMIHYGTTKTAQLSISRGLAELTTGTEVTVNTVLPGPTFSEGVGDFIGSMAARNNVSVEEMEKDFFKNARPTSIIKRFATTQEIANLVAYLVSPLASATNGAAIRVDGGVTKTIA is encoded by the coding sequence ATGGATCTACAAATAAGCGGAAAGACCGCCCTGGTAACTGGCTCAACCGCCGGGATTGGCCTGGCCATTGCCAAAACACTGGCTCAGGAAGGTGCCGAAGTGATCATCAATGGCCGTAATCAAGAACGGGTCGAAGCGCAGGTACAGCAATTATCGGCCGAACTGCCCGGAGCTAAATTTCGGGGGGTGGCGGCTGATTTCAGCAAGGTGGAGGAAGTCAACGCCTTGCTGGCAGCGTTGCCCGAGGTTGATATTCTGGTCAACAACGTCGGCATTTTTGAACCGAAAGAGTTTACCGATATACCGGATGAGGACTGGTTCAAGTTTTTCGAAGTAAACGTGATGAGCGGGGTGCGGCTTTCCCGCCATTATTTCCCGAAAATGCTGGACAAAAGCTGGGGGCGCATCATTTTTGTGTCCAGTGAATCGGCGTTGCAGATTCCCACGGAAATGATTCATTACGGCACCACGAAAACCGCGCAACTATCCATTTCGCGTGGCCTGGCCGAACTAACGACCGGCACCGAAGTCACCGTCAATACCGTCCTGCCGGGGCCGACGTTTTCGGAAGGAGTTGGTGATTTTATCGGCAGCATGGCAGCCCGGAATAACGTGTCCGTGGAAGAAATGGAGAAAGATTTCTTCAAAAATGCCCGCCCGACTTCCATCATCAAACGGTTTGCCACCACCCAGGAAATAGCTAACCTGGTTGCCTACCTGGTCAGTCCGCTCGCGTCGGCTACCAACGGGGCCGCCATCCGGGTGGATGGGGGCGTAACCAAGACCATTGCTTAA
- the rplI gene encoding 50S ribosomal protein L9: MQIILKTDIAGLGFKNDTVDVKPGYGRNYLIPQGFAVMATESNKKVVAENIRQAAHKAEKLKNDALALAEALGQLALTVPAKAGESGKIFGRVTNTQVADALKEKGYDIDRKKITIDEAKVLGSYNAVINLHKDVKQTVKFEVVAE, translated from the coding sequence ATGCAAATCATACTGAAAACCGACATTGCCGGACTGGGTTTTAAGAACGATACGGTTGACGTAAAACCTGGCTACGGCCGTAACTACCTGATTCCGCAAGGTTTTGCTGTGATGGCAACGGAATCAAATAAAAAAGTGGTTGCTGAAAACATTCGGCAAGCCGCTCACAAAGCTGAAAAATTGAAGAACGATGCCCTGGCCCTGGCCGAAGCATTGGGTCAACTAGCGCTGACCGTTCCGGCAAAAGCGGGCGAGAGCGGAAAAATTTTCGGTCGCGTTACCAACACGCAGGTAGCGGACGCCCTGAAAGAAAAAGGCTACGATATCGACCGGAAAAAAATCACGATCGACGAAGCCAAAGTGCTGGGTAGCTACAACGCCGTTATCAACCTGCACAAGGATGTAAAACAGACGGTTAAATTCGAAGTAGTGGCTGAGTAA
- a CDS encoding Mrp/NBP35 family ATP-binding protein, whose protein sequence is MSTYRLTKEAVLSALGHVEEPDLKRDLVTLNMVKDIELGVDQVRFTVVLTTPACPLKELIRKRCVDAIHTYIGPDIEVIVNLTADVSSTRFNAPVLPGVKNIIAVASGKGGVGKSTVTANLAVALHKSGAKVGIIDADIFGPSIPVMFGAEELQPAVGQVEGKNMLQPIRQFGVKLMSIGFLTPRDNAIVWRGPMASQALRQFFADTYWGELDYLLIDLPPGTSDIHLTLVQTVPVTGAVIVTTPQKVALADATKGLAMFRQPQINVPVLGVIENMAYFTPAELPDSKYHIFGKGGGQLLADKYDVPLLGQIPLVQSIREAGDEGKPVVTENDPITSGAFRSAAEALAQQISVRNATLEKTRPVEIVRQ, encoded by the coding sequence ATGTCAACCTACAGACTCACAAAAGAAGCCGTATTAAGCGCCCTTGGGCACGTCGAAGAACCCGATTTGAAGCGTGATCTGGTTACGCTTAATATGGTAAAAGACATTGAATTAGGCGTAGATCAGGTTCGGTTTACGGTGGTTTTGACCACACCGGCCTGTCCGTTGAAAGAACTGATTCGCAAACGGTGCGTCGATGCTATCCATACGTATATTGGCCCCGATATCGAAGTAATTGTTAATCTGACGGCCGACGTAAGCTCGACGCGTTTTAATGCGCCGGTTTTGCCGGGTGTTAAAAACATCATTGCCGTTGCTTCCGGAAAAGGTGGGGTTGGTAAATCAACCGTAACGGCCAACCTGGCGGTGGCGCTGCACAAATCCGGCGCAAAAGTGGGCATCATCGACGCCGATATTTTCGGCCCCTCGATTCCCGTTATGTTTGGCGCGGAGGAACTGCAACCCGCCGTTGGACAGGTTGAAGGCAAAAACATGCTGCAACCCATCCGGCAGTTTGGCGTTAAGCTGATGTCGATTGGTTTCCTGACGCCCCGCGATAATGCCATTGTCTGGCGGGGGCCGATGGCAAGCCAGGCGCTGCGGCAGTTCTTTGCGGATACTTACTGGGGCGAACTCGATTACCTGCTGATTGACCTGCCGCCGGGAACGAGCGACATTCACCTGACGCTGGTGCAAACCGTGCCCGTGACAGGAGCCGTTATTGTAACCACTCCGCAGAAGGTAGCCTTGGCCGACGCTACGAAAGGGCTGGCGATGTTCCGGCAACCGCAAATCAACGTGCCGGTGCTGGGTGTCATTGAAAATATGGCGTATTTTACCCCCGCCGAATTGCCGGATTCAAAATACCATATTTTTGGCAAAGGGGGAGGGCAGCTACTGGCCGATAAGTACGATGTGCCCCTGCTGGGTCAGATTCCGCTGGTGCAAAGCATTCGGGAAGCGGGCGACGAAGGGAAACCCGTTGTAACCGAAAACGACCCCATCACATCAGGCGCGTTTCGGTCGGCGGCTGAAGCCCTGGCGCAGCAGATTTCGGTTCGCAATGCCACTCTGGAGAAGACCCGTCCGGTCGAAATTGTCCGGCAATAA
- the eat gene encoding ethanolamine permease: MVESSTGSAPVRADGSAGQPVLRKVITTAQLWSIAVGMVISGEYFGWNYGWAVAGTIGFLVATLLVTVMYLAFIFSYTELTTSIPDAGGPFTYAKRAFGPTAAFIAGFATLVDFLMAPPAIAAALGAYANFLNPALPVLGVAVSTYVVFITINILGIKESANFSMIVTALAVVELVVYMLLVAPAFETKNVVAHNESFGAGGVFAALPFAIWFYLAIEGVAMVAEEVKNPKKTIPRGYLLSIGTLVVLALGTMLLTAGAGDWRLLSEIDYPLPETLAMVLGRTSPWSKIFASLGLFGLIASFHCNTIGYSRQIFALARSGYLPGFLAQVNRRFQTPHWALIAGGIVGFLALFSGTTGEIIILSALGAVIMYISSMVSLFQLRKKEPLVERPFLAPLYPYVPAIALILSVVCLIAIIYYNIGLSLLFAALLAVSLLIFRVIGVRSADASTIR; encoded by the coding sequence ATGGTTGAGTCTTCTACGGGCTCTGCACCGGTTCGGGCGGACGGATCGGCGGGCCAACCCGTTTTGCGAAAAGTAATCACGACGGCCCAATTGTGGTCCATTGCCGTCGGTATGGTAATTTCGGGCGAATACTTCGGCTGGAATTACGGGTGGGCCGTTGCCGGAACCATTGGTTTTCTGGTGGCCACGCTGCTGGTTACGGTGATGTATCTGGCGTTTATTTTTAGTTACACTGAACTCACCACCTCCATCCCTGACGCGGGCGGCCCGTTTACCTACGCCAAGCGGGCTTTCGGCCCGACGGCGGCTTTCATTGCCGGGTTTGCGACCCTCGTCGACTTCCTGATGGCCCCACCCGCCATTGCGGCCGCGTTGGGGGCCTACGCCAACTTCTTAAATCCAGCGCTGCCTGTGCTGGGTGTTGCGGTATCGACCTACGTTGTTTTTATCACCATCAACATTCTGGGAATCAAGGAATCCGCGAACTTTTCGATGATCGTTACGGCGCTGGCGGTGGTGGAACTGGTGGTGTATATGCTGCTGGTGGCCCCCGCTTTTGAAACGAAAAACGTAGTGGCTCACAACGAATCATTTGGCGCGGGTGGGGTGTTTGCGGCCCTGCCGTTTGCAATCTGGTTTTACCTGGCCATCGAAGGCGTTGCGATGGTGGCCGAAGAAGTAAAAAACCCGAAGAAAACCATCCCCCGTGGCTACCTGCTCAGCATCGGGACCCTGGTGGTACTGGCTCTAGGCACGATGCTCCTGACCGCCGGAGCCGGTGACTGGCGACTGCTGAGCGAAATTGATTACCCCCTGCCCGAAACGCTGGCGATGGTGCTGGGCCGGACCAGCCCGTGGTCGAAAATTTTTGCCAGCCTGGGCCTGTTTGGTCTTATTGCTTCCTTTCACTGCAACACGATCGGTTACTCCCGCCAGATTTTTGCCCTCGCCCGCAGCGGTTATCTGCCGGGTTTTCTGGCTCAGGTAAACCGTCGCTTCCAAACCCCACACTGGGCGCTGATTGCAGGCGGCATCGTTGGCTTTCTGGCCCTATTTTCCGGCACCACGGGCGAAATTATCATCCTTTCGGCCCTGGGAGCGGTTATCATGTACATCAGCAGCATGGTGAGTCTGTTTCAGCTTCGCAAGAAGGAACCCCTGGTGGAACGCCCCTTCTTGGCTCCGCTCTACCCTTACGTTCCGGCCATTGCCCTCATTTTATCCGTGGTTTGCCTGATTGCGATAATTTATTACAATATTGGGCTGAGTTTACTGTTTGCCGCCCTGCTGGCGGTTTCGTTGCTCATCTTTCGGGTCATTGGGGTTCGAAGTGCCGATGCTTCGACCATTCGCTAG